A genomic stretch from Halobellus sp. LT62 includes:
- a CDS encoding phenylalanine--tRNA ligase subunit alpha, with translation MKLPEPQVAVLNAASATEEQPIDRLAEETGLKPETVTQAVFELRDDGLVDVAESESVEYELTEEGRAYVDAGLPEVRLYRAAIEAGAAAEPVQMGRVIGAADLDGPEVDIALANFGRKGYGSIDSGELAADGDSDPESDPEAVALVALANAASDAGGVGSGDDAESDGPTDGPLADVDGDVLDQLVSRNLIERHERTVRTVTLTDAGVTALMEGVEAAETVDRLTPEMLTSGEWADVEFTEYNVEADAPDVRGGKTHVLRQTAERVKDVLVGMGFQEMDGPHADADFWINDCLFMPQDHPARTHWDRFALDVPPIEDLPEDLVDRVESAHREGVGEDGDGYHSPWSEDFARAIALRGHTTSLSMRYLSGTQVGELEPPQRFFSVEKVYRNDTLDATHLLEFFQIEGWVMAEDLSVRDLMGTFVEFYEQFGITDIQFKPHYNPYTEPSFELFGRHPTTGELIEIGNSGMFRDEVLEPLGVEHDVMAWGLALERLAMLTTGAEDIRDLHGTLADLEFLRGAEVTY, from the coding sequence ATGAAATTACCCGAACCACAGGTCGCGGTGTTGAACGCCGCGAGCGCGACGGAGGAACAGCCGATCGACCGACTCGCCGAGGAGACGGGCCTGAAGCCGGAGACGGTGACGCAGGCGGTCTTCGAGCTTCGCGACGACGGTCTCGTCGACGTCGCCGAGTCCGAGTCCGTCGAGTACGAACTGACCGAGGAGGGCCGCGCGTACGTCGACGCCGGACTTCCCGAGGTGCGCCTGTACCGCGCCGCGATCGAGGCGGGCGCGGCCGCGGAACCGGTGCAGATGGGTCGCGTCATCGGCGCGGCCGACCTCGACGGGCCGGAGGTCGACATCGCTTTGGCGAACTTCGGACGCAAGGGATACGGGAGCATCGACAGCGGCGAACTCGCGGCCGACGGCGATTCGGACCCCGAATCCGATCCCGAGGCGGTCGCGCTCGTCGCGCTCGCGAACGCCGCGTCCGACGCGGGGGGAGTCGGTTCCGGCGATGACGCGGAAAGCGACGGTCCTACCGACGGCCCGCTCGCGGATGTCGACGGCGACGTCCTCGACCAGCTCGTCTCCCGGAACCTCATCGAGCGCCACGAGCGGACGGTCCGGACCGTCACGCTCACCGACGCGGGCGTCACGGCGCTGATGGAGGGCGTCGAGGCCGCCGAGACCGTCGATCGGTTAACTCCGGAGATGCTCACCTCCGGCGAGTGGGCGGACGTCGAGTTCACCGAGTACAACGTCGAGGCCGACGCGCCCGATGTCCGCGGCGGCAAGACGCACGTGCTCCGCCAGACCGCCGAGCGCGTGAAGGACGTCCTCGTCGGGATGGGCTTCCAAGAGATGGACGGCCCGCACGCCGACGCGGACTTCTGGATCAACGACTGCCTGTTTATGCCGCAGGACCACCCGGCGCGGACCCACTGGGACCGCTTCGCGCTCGACGTGCCGCCGATCGAGGACCTGCCCGAAGATCTCGTCGACCGCGTCGAGAGCGCCCACCGCGAGGGCGTCGGCGAGGACGGCGACGGCTACCACTCGCCGTGGTCGGAGGACTTCGCTCGGGCCATCGCGCTGCGCGGGCACACCACGTCGCTGTCGATGCGCTACCTCTCCGGTACCCAAGTCGGCGAACTCGAACCGCCGCAGCGGTTCTTCTCCGTCGAGAAGGTCTACCGAAACGACACGCTGGACGCGACGCATCTCCTCGAATTCTTCCAGATCGAGGGCTGGGTGATGGCCGAGGACCTCTCCGTCCGGGATCTGATGGGGACATTCGTCGAGTTCTACGAGCAGTTCGGCATTACGGACATTCAGTTCAAACCGCACTACAACCCCTACACGGAGCCGTCATTCGAGCTGTTCGGGCGACATCCCACGACGGGCGAACTGATCGAGATCGGGAATTCGGGAATGTTCCGCGACGAGGTGCTCGAACCGCTGGGCGTCGAGCACGACGTGATGGCGTGGGGGCTCGCCTTGGAGCGTCTCGCGATGCTCACGACGGGCGCGGAGGACATCCGCGACCTGCACGGCACGCTCGCGGACCTTGAGTTCCTCCGCGGCGCGGAGGTGACCTACTGA
- a CDS encoding valine--tRNA ligase, giving the protein MPSGEYDPETVEQKWQERWVDDETYAYEGSAADPDTAFSIDSPPPTVSGSLHWGHVYGFTLQDFVARFNRMRGKDVYFPFGYDDNGIASERLAEDELDVRHQDYERREFQRMTREVCQRYEAEFTEKMQSLGISIDWNQTYQTISPEVKRTSQLSFIDLYERGREYRQRAPAIWCPECETAISQVETEDDEQPSHFHDIAFEVVGSADDDETETFTISTTRPELLPACVAVFVHPDDDENQYLVGEEAKIPLFDQEVPIIADERVDMETGSGVVMCCTFGDQTDIEWYQAHDLDLRIAIDESGTLTDVAGEYEGLSSEAAREAIVDDLDDAGALLDRRSITHTVNVHERCGTSVEFLVKDQWYIELLDKREEYLQAGRDMDWFPEKMFTRYKNWIEGLQWDWAISRQRSSGIPFPVWYCADCEHVVLAEKADLPVDPLSDEPPIDACPECGHDEFEPENDVFDTWATSSLTPLINAGWDWDEDSGFTFENPELYQFDLRPQGHDIISFWLFHTVVKCYEHTGEVPFDSVMINGMVLDENREKMSKSKGNVVSPDEVVSKFPVDAARYWAAGSAVGDDLPYSEKGLRAGEKLLRKLWNASKLVEGLTEDAPAQFDHDDLTQLDRWLLAELDQEIERVTDLFESREFSKARDGLRGFFWHTFCDDYLEIAKQRVRENDGDESAAYTLDVAHRRFLKLFSPILAHATEELWDDMHEASESIHRSGWPEPLGVDADVEAGETAMAVVGALRKYKSDEQLSMNAELDHVEVWGDISGFEADISGVMHVRELDTLDERPAIESVVTGVDLDYSLVGPEFGSRVSEIEAALAEGDYETADGKLHVAGVELEPEMFEIEEERQYVGAGEMLEASDAVVIVHRDD; this is encoded by the coding sequence ATGCCGAGCGGAGAATACGACCCCGAAACCGTCGAGCAGAAGTGGCAAGAGCGGTGGGTCGACGACGAGACCTACGCGTACGAGGGAAGCGCGGCCGACCCCGACACCGCCTTCTCGATCGACTCCCCGCCGCCGACGGTATCCGGGAGCCTGCACTGGGGCCACGTCTACGGCTTCACGCTGCAGGACTTCGTCGCTCGGTTCAACCGAATGAGAGGGAAGGACGTCTACTTCCCGTTCGGCTACGACGACAACGGCATCGCCTCCGAGCGCCTCGCGGAGGACGAACTCGACGTCCGCCACCAGGACTACGAGCGCCGCGAGTTCCAGCGGATGACGCGGGAGGTCTGCCAGCGCTACGAGGCGGAGTTCACCGAGAAGATGCAGAGCCTCGGCATCTCGATCGACTGGAACCAGACGTATCAGACGATCTCCCCCGAAGTCAAGCGGACCTCACAGCTCTCCTTCATCGACCTCTACGAGCGGGGCCGCGAGTACCGCCAGCGCGCGCCGGCGATCTGGTGTCCCGAGTGCGAGACGGCGATCTCGCAGGTCGAAACCGAGGACGACGAGCAGCCGAGTCACTTCCACGATATCGCCTTCGAGGTCGTCGGCAGCGCGGATGACGACGAGACAGAGACGTTCACGATTTCGACGACGCGACCGGAACTGCTCCCCGCCTGCGTCGCCGTCTTCGTCCACCCCGACGACGACGAGAACCAGTATCTCGTCGGCGAGGAAGCGAAGATCCCGCTGTTCGATCAGGAGGTCCCGATCATCGCGGACGAGCGGGTCGATATGGAGACCGGCTCCGGCGTCGTGATGTGCTGTACGTTCGGCGACCAGACCGACATCGAGTGGTACCAAGCGCACGATCTCGACCTCCGGATCGCCATCGACGAGTCGGGCACGCTGACCGACGTCGCCGGCGAGTACGAGGGGCTGTCCTCCGAGGCGGCCCGCGAGGCCATTGTCGACGACCTCGACGACGCGGGCGCGCTCTTGGACCGGCGGTCGATCACCCACACGGTCAACGTCCACGAGCGCTGCGGGACGAGCGTCGAGTTCCTCGTGAAGGACCAGTGGTACATCGAACTGCTCGACAAGCGCGAGGAGTACCTGCAGGCCGGCCGCGATATGGACTGGTTCCCCGAGAAGATGTTCACCCGCTACAAGAACTGGATCGAGGGGCTTCAGTGGGACTGGGCCATCTCCCGGCAGCGCTCCTCGGGCATCCCGTTCCCGGTGTGGTACTGCGCCGACTGCGAGCACGTCGTCCTCGCGGAGAAGGCCGACCTCCCGGTCGATCCCCTCAGCGACGAGCCGCCGATCGATGCCTGTCCCGAGTGCGGCCACGACGAGTTCGAGCCCGAGAACGACGTCTTCGACACGTGGGCGACCTCTTCGCTCACGCCGCTGATCAACGCGGGCTGGGACTGGGACGAAGATTCGGGATTCACCTTCGAGAACCCCGAACTCTACCAGTTCGACCTCCGCCCGCAGGGCCACGACATCATCTCCTTCTGGCTGTTCCACACCGTCGTCAAGTGCTACGAGCACACCGGCGAGGTGCCGTTCGACAGCGTGATGATCAACGGGATGGTGCTCGATGAGAACCGAGAGAAGATGTCGAAGTCGAAGGGCAACGTCGTCTCGCCGGACGAGGTCGTCTCGAAGTTCCCCGTCGACGCCGCGCGCTACTGGGCGGCGGGATCGGCCGTCGGCGACGACCTTCCCTACTCCGAGAAGGGCCTTCGCGCGGGCGAGAAACTCCTGCGGAAGCTCTGGAACGCCTCGAAACTCGTCGAGGGCCTGACCGAGGACGCGCCCGCGCAGTTCGACCACGATGACCTCACCCAACTGGACCGCTGGCTGCTCGCGGAGTTGGATCAGGAGATCGAGCGCGTCACCGACTTATTCGAGAGCCGCGAGTTCTCGAAGGCCCGCGACGGGCTTCGAGGGTTCTTCTGGCACACGTTCTGCGACGACTACCTCGAAATCGCCAAGCAGCGCGTCCGCGAGAACGACGGCGACGAATCGGCGGCGTACACGCTCGACGTCGCGCACCGGCGCTTTCTCAAACTGTTCTCGCCGATTCTCGCGCACGCGACCGAAGAGCTCTGGGACGATATGCACGAGGCAAGCGAGAGCATTCACCGCAGCGGCTGGCCCGAGCCGCTCGGCGTCGACGCCGACGTCGAGGCCGGCGAGACGGCGATGGCGGTCGTCGGCGCGCTTCGGAAGTACAAGAGCGACGAGCAGCTGTCGATGAACGCCGAACTCGACCACGTCGAGGTCTGGGGCGATATCTCAGGATTCGAGGCCGACATCTCGGGCGTGATGCACGTCCGCGAGCTCGACACCCTCGATGAACGCCCCGCGATCGAATCGGTCGTCACCGGCGTCGACCTCGATTACTCGCTGGTCGGCCCCGAGTTCGGCAGTCGGGTCTCAGAAATCGAGGCCGCGCTCGCGGAGGGCGACTACGAGACGGCGGATGGGAAACTCCACGTCGCGGGCGTCGAACTGGAGCCGGAGATGTTCGAGATCGAAGAGGAGCGACAGTACGTCGGCGCGGGCGAGATGCTCGAAGCGAGCGATGCGGTCGTGATCGTCCACCGCGACGACTGA
- a CDS encoding amphi-Trp domain-containing protein codes for MPEEVLFKSESRQSRAEIATYLRSVADKLESGEPVTLSAGDQSVTMEPPAQPTFEVKAEREGPTGAPGELSIELELEWDEGEGDGDGAGGDLTIE; via the coding sequence ATGCCCGAAGAGGTCCTGTTCAAATCTGAGAGCCGACAGAGCCGAGCGGAAATCGCCACGTATCTGCGCTCGGTCGCCGACAAACTGGAATCGGGCGAGCCGGTCACGCTCAGTGCCGGCGACCAGTCGGTAACGATGGAGCCGCCCGCGCAGCCGACGTTCGAGGTGAAAGCCGAGCGCGAGGGGCCGACCGGCGCGCCCGGCGAACTGAGCATCGAACTCGAACTGGAGTGGGACGAGGGTGAGGGAGACGGCGACGGCGCTGGCGGCGATCTGACGATCGAATAG
- a CDS encoding phenylalanine--tRNA ligase subunit beta — protein sequence MPVVDIDPDELRELTGHEEKGDEELKSDLFGLGLEYEGETEEGLLQFEFGPDRLDRLSVEGVARSLRYHYGDARGVAVPATNDPDFTYVVDEDVPDERPYVTGAIVRGVDLDEAALDSLIQLQEKLHATMGRKRAKGAIGIHDLVAIKGDDLTEDGDGNSITYTGIAPDGDTFVPLDSDREMTPTEVLEAHDTGRTYADLVAEYDRYPAIYDELGLFSFPPVINGRRTEVSTDSRELLVELTGTDQWTIDRMCNIICYALSARGATIEEVEIEYGESSPEGERTLVRPDFDVETKSVTHDRIETMLGVEFTSDEVIDLLERSGLDAVVDGETGAAAATSVDAEGDTGTDAADGATTVYEVSVPPYRVDVLHPLDLIDDVGRAYGFDELEPRYPDVGTVGGRHERSRLEAATRNVLTGLGFEDLLNFHMTSEAEVYDRMNVEAGGDYLGGGDPVQITEPYSEDYEILRPWALPSLVMVLENNTHRAYPQDLAEVGLVGERDDDVNTRVRERRHVAGVLARHDATYEDAKARLQAICRDFDVDLETPPTEHPSFIDGRVAEVAIDGETVGVVGELHPSVLVEHDLELPVAAFEFDLDALGDE from the coding sequence ATGCCAGTCGTCGACATCGACCCCGACGAGCTCCGGGAACTGACCGGTCACGAGGAGAAGGGCGACGAGGAACTGAAATCCGACCTGTTCGGACTCGGACTGGAGTACGAGGGCGAGACCGAGGAGGGCCTCCTGCAGTTCGAGTTCGGACCCGACCGCCTCGATCGGCTGTCGGTCGAGGGCGTCGCGCGCTCGCTGCGCTATCACTACGGCGACGCGCGCGGCGTGGCCGTGCCCGCTACCAACGACCCCGACTTCACGTACGTCGTCGACGAGGACGTCCCCGACGAGCGGCCGTACGTGACGGGCGCGATCGTCCGCGGCGTCGACCTCGATGAGGCCGCGCTGGACTCGCTGATCCAGTTGCAGGAGAAACTGCACGCGACGATGGGCCGCAAGCGTGCGAAGGGAGCGATCGGCATCCACGACCTCGTCGCGATCAAGGGCGACGACCTGACAGAAGACGGCGACGGGAATTCGATCACGTACACCGGTATCGCTCCCGACGGCGACACGTTCGTCCCGCTCGACAGCGACCGCGAGATGACGCCCACGGAGGTGCTGGAGGCGCACGACACCGGCCGGACGTACGCCGATCTCGTCGCCGAATACGACCGCTACCCGGCGATCTACGACGAACTCGGCCTGTTCTCGTTCCCGCCGGTCATCAACGGTCGCCGGACCGAGGTGTCGACCGACTCCCGCGAACTGCTGGTCGAGCTGACGGGAACCGACCAGTGGACGATCGACCGGATGTGCAACATCATCTGCTACGCGCTCTCCGCGCGCGGCGCGACGATCGAGGAGGTCGAGATCGAGTACGGCGAGTCGTCGCCGGAGGGCGAACGGACGCTCGTCCGCCCCGACTTCGACGTCGAGACGAAATCCGTCACCCACGACCGCATCGAGACGATGCTCGGCGTCGAGTTCACGAGCGACGAGGTGATCGACCTCCTCGAGCGCTCCGGCCTCGACGCAGTCGTCGACGGGGAAACCGGTGCCGCCGCGGCGACGAGCGTCGACGCCGAGGGGGATACCGGTACGGACGCCGCCGACGGCGCGACCACCGTCTACGAGGTGTCGGTCCCGCCGTACCGCGTCGACGTACTCCATCCGCTCGACCTCATCGATGACGTCGGGCGCGCGTACGGTTTCGACGAACTCGAACCGCGGTATCCCGACGTCGGGACGGTCGGCGGCCGCCACGAGCGCTCGCGACTCGAAGCGGCGACCCGGAACGTCCTGACCGGTCTCGGCTTCGAGGACCTGCTGAACTTCCATATGACGAGCGAGGCCGAGGTCTACGACCGAATGAACGTCGAGGCCGGCGGCGACTACCTCGGCGGCGGCGACCCGGTTCAGATCACCGAGCCCTACAGCGAGGACTACGAGATCCTCCGGCCGTGGGCGTTGCCGTCGCTCGTGATGGTCCTAGAGAACAACACGCACCGCGCGTATCCGCAGGACCTCGCGGAGGTCGGCCTCGTGGGCGAGCGCGACGACGACGTGAACACCCGCGTTCGCGAGCGTCGCCACGTCGCCGGCGTGCTCGCGCGTCACGACGCCACCTACGAGGACGCGAAAGCGCGCCTACAGGCGATCTGCCGGGACTTCGACGTCGACCTCGAAACGCCGCCGACCGAGCACCCCTCGTTCATCGACGGGCGCGTCGCGGAAGTCGCGATCGACGGCGAGACCGTCGGTGTCGTCGGCGAACTCCATCCCTCGGTCCTCGTCGAGCACGATCTCGAACTGCCCGTCGCCGCTTTCGAGTTCGATTTGGACGCGCTGGGCGACGAGTAA
- a CDS encoding tryptophan--tRNA ligase: MTRDHDAREREDEPDKQSRPVATDGGAESDSAAGADDVALDPWGSSTVSDYRKLFEEFGIEEFDDVLPEVPNPHYLMRRGVIFGHRDYDPVAEALREGDDAAVLSGFMPTGDPHIGHKLVFDEIIWHQEQGADAYGLIADLEAHSARGMSWTEIDEHARDYLLSLLALGFDPEEGELYRQSDNRELQDLAFELGSKANFSEFQGIYGFDGETNVSHMQSVVTQMADILYPQLEEPKPTVIPVGPDQDPHVRFARDLAARMRFFKMTEAYASFELNDAERALVGTVYEARDAYADDPDTPRCEEAGAWLAGLDSLDELGVIVGDDVRESAIEKLENGGMEPLRPRVRFLNRNATAAAFEALIEAIDGEKRRYDEHVDAFDLDAGDAEALAREIELDHGGYGFVPPSSIYHRFMTGLTGGKMSSSIPASHISLLDDPEDGYQKVKSATTGGRDTAEEQRRLGGKADECPVYELYAYLLAGDDDEFAKEVYDECVGGERLCGGCKEQAAELMSAFLEDHQEKRAEAEEVLDDLDITLESSRRGVAPGDD; this comes from the coding sequence ATGACACGAGACCACGACGCCCGCGAGCGCGAGGATGAGCCCGACAAGCAGTCGCGCCCGGTGGCCACCGACGGCGGCGCAGAGAGCGACTCCGCCGCGGGTGCCGACGACGTCGCGCTCGACCCGTGGGGCTCTTCGACGGTCTCGGACTACCGAAAGCTCTTCGAGGAGTTCGGCATCGAGGAGTTCGACGACGTGCTCCCCGAGGTCCCGAACCCCCATTACCTGATGCGCCGCGGCGTCATCTTCGGGCACCGCGATTACGACCCCGTCGCCGAGGCGCTCCGCGAGGGCGACGACGCCGCGGTCCTCTCGGGGTTTATGCCGACCGGGGACCCGCACATCGGCCACAAGCTCGTCTTCGACGAGATCATCTGGCACCAAGAGCAGGGCGCAGACGCCTACGGGCTCATCGCCGACCTCGAAGCCCACTCCGCCCGGGGGATGAGCTGGACCGAGATCGACGAGCACGCCCGCGATTACCTCTTGAGCCTGCTCGCGCTCGGCTTCGACCCCGAGGAGGGCGAACTGTATCGCCAATCGGACAACCGTGAGCTGCAGGACCTCGCCTTCGAACTCGGCTCGAAGGCGAACTTCTCGGAGTTCCAAGGTATCTACGGCTTCGACGGCGAGACCAACGTCTCGCATATGCAGTCGGTCGTCACGCAGATGGCCGACATCCTCTACCCACAACTGGAGGAGCCGAAGCCGACGGTCATCCCCGTCGGCCCCGATCAGGATCCGCACGTCCGCTTCGCGCGCGACCTCGCAGCGCGGATGCGATTCTTCAAGATGACCGAGGCGTACGCGAGCTTCGAGCTCAACGACGCCGAGCGCGCGCTCGTGGGTACCGTCTACGAGGCCCGCGACGCCTACGCCGACGACCCCGACACGCCCCGGTGTGAGGAGGCGGGCGCGTGGCTCGCTGGCCTCGACTCGCTCGACGAACTCGGCGTGATCGTCGGCGACGACGTCCGCGAGTCGGCGATCGAGAAACTCGAAAACGGCGGAATGGAGCCGCTGCGCCCCCGCGTCCGCTTCCTGAACCGCAACGCGACAGCGGCGGCTTTCGAGGCGCTGATCGAGGCCATCGACGGCGAGAAGCGCCGCTACGACGAGCACGTCGACGCGTTCGACCTCGATGCCGGGGACGCAGAAGCGCTCGCCCGCGAGATCGAACTCGACCACGGCGGCTACGGCTTCGTTCCGCCGTCGTCGATCTACCACCGATTTATGACCGGCCTGACCGGGGGAAAGATGTCCTCGTCGATCCCGGCGTCGCACATCTCCCTGTTGGACGACCCCGAAGACGGATATCAGAAAGTGAAGTCCGCGACGACCGGCGGCCGCGACACCGCCGAAGAGCAGCGCAGGCTGGGCGGGAAGGCGGACGAGTGTCCGGTCTACGAACTCTACGCGTACCTGCTCGCGGGCGACGACGACGAGTTCGCGAAGGAGGTCTACGACGAGTGCGTCGGCGGCGAGCGCCTCTGCGGCGGCTGCAAGGAGCAGGCGGCCGAACTAATGTCTGCGTTCCTCGAAGACCACCAAGAGAAGCGCGCGGAGGCCGAGGAGGTCCTCGACGACCTCGATATCACGCTGGAGTCGTCACGGCGGGGCGTCGCTCCCGGCGACGACTGA
- a CDS encoding non-histone chromosomal MC1 family protein gives MVREDGKRNFVMLEDGEKTKQFTGRMPRQAALKAARRLEGYESYESEDEAKAEPTEIRLLERGTDRVHVYEAWAWRDTAPNDKPGWMQQNEVSEVTRGNVAKQGIEHIDK, from the coding sequence ATGGTACGAGAGGACGGCAAACGGAACTTCGTGATGCTCGAGGACGGAGAGAAGACCAAACAGTTCACCGGCCGGATGCCGCGGCAGGCCGCACTCAAAGCGGCCCGCCGGCTCGAAGGATACGAGTCCTACGAGTCAGAGGACGAGGCGAAGGCGGAGCCGACCGAGATACGCCTGCTCGAACGGGGAACCGATCGCGTGCACGTGTACGAGGCGTGGGCGTGGCGCGACACCGCTCCGAACGACAAGCCCGGCTGGATGCAACAGAACGAGGTGTCCGAAGTCACGAGAGGAAACGTCGCGAAGCAGGGCATCGAACACATCGATAAATAA
- the endA gene encoding tRNA-intron lyase: MDGTLADGVVRVGGDARQRFYDARGYGRPLDRNRIELAPVEAAHLLSRGDLAAVVDERGVDGDADGVDADGVDAGGADVDSDAPRLNFRAFLVRTGAALRFAVYKDLRDRGFYLSPAREGWPGVDDALTSAADERDSSEAAASNAEVDFVVYPRGKGPWDGEVAYRVRVVGERESVPASSLGGVVLAVVDEDGDLTYFETDDDPELGGGDGSGDDGAPDETVPTDVEADLLDDRVVCYDADDLYENRFYGQRLFGRNADEGPIQLSLVEGTYLAERGAIDLESEAVVALARDVEGERFDRRLRAYAALRDRGVVPKSGFKFGADFRVYEEFTDVDSLSHSTDLVRVLAPEHAFYPRDLSLDVRLAGGVRKRMVFALTGANGQIDWLSVARLTP, encoded by the coding sequence ATGGACGGGACACTGGCCGACGGCGTGGTCCGCGTCGGCGGCGACGCCAGACAGCGGTTCTACGACGCCCGCGGCTACGGCCGCCCGCTCGATCGCAACCGCATCGAACTGGCACCCGTGGAGGCGGCACACCTCCTCTCGCGCGGGGACTTAGCGGCCGTCGTCGACGAGCGCGGAGTCGACGGCGACGCCGACGGGGTGGACGCTGACGGAGTGGACGCCGGCGGGGCGGATGTCGACAGCGACGCGCCCCGCTTGAACTTCCGTGCGTTCCTCGTCCGAACGGGTGCGGCGCTCCGGTTCGCGGTCTACAAGGACCTCCGCGACCGCGGGTTCTACCTCTCGCCAGCGCGGGAAGGGTGGCCCGGGGTCGACGACGCCCTCACCAGCGCTGCCGACGAACGCGACAGCTCCGAGGCGGCCGCCTCGAACGCCGAGGTCGACTTCGTCGTCTACCCGCGCGGGAAGGGCCCGTGGGACGGCGAGGTCGCCTATCGGGTCCGCGTCGTCGGTGAGCGCGAGTCCGTCCCCGCCTCGTCGCTCGGCGGGGTCGTCCTCGCGGTCGTCGACGAGGACGGCGACCTCACGTACTTCGAGACGGACGACGATCCCGAACTCGGCGGAGGCGACGGGAGCGGTGACGACGGAGCACCCGACGAAACCGTACCCACCGACGTCGAGGCCGACCTGCTCGACGACCGGGTGGTCTGCTACGACGCCGACGACCTCTATGAGAACCGCTTCTACGGCCAGCGGTTGTTCGGCCGCAACGCCGACGAGGGGCCGATACAGCTCTCGCTCGTCGAGGGCACGTACCTCGCCGAGCGCGGGGCCATCGACCTCGAGAGCGAGGCCGTCGTCGCGCTCGCTCGCGACGTCGAGGGCGAGCGCTTCGATCGGCGTCTCCGCGCCTACGCCGCGCTCCGGGACCGCGGCGTCGTCCCCAAGAGCGGGTTCAAATTCGGCGCTGACTTCCGCGTCTACGAGGAGTTCACCGACGTCGACTCGCTGAGCCACTCGACGGATCTCGTGCGCGTGCTCGCGCCGGAACACGCGTTCTACCCGCGCGACCTCTCCTTGGACGTCCGGCTGGCCGGCGGGGTCCGGAAGCGAATGGTTTTTGCGCTCACCGGGGCGAACGGCCAGATAGACTGGCTCTCGGTAGCCCGACTGACCCCATGA
- a CDS encoding quinone-dependent dihydroorotate dehydrogenase, producing MRTAYRTIRPLLFSLPAETAHGAVHRGLNAIQHTAIEDRLRDRLVVDDDRLAVEAFGQSFSNPVGVAAGFDKNAELPAILGALGFGHVEVGGVTARAQPGNPRPRMFRLVEDRAIVNRMGLNNEGAEAVGERLRTSPDPGIPVGVNVALSEATDADDAPEDYRYTYERVADVAEQGSAACRTSSGTVADYLAVNVSCPNSEGMRELQNRDALEAILGELVDAGASPLLVKLSPDLPGPAIEDALAVVDDFDLDGVIATNTTTDRPSGLKSPNRAETGGLSGKPIEARATEMVRFVAERTDVPVVGVGGVSDAAGAYAKIRAGASLVQLYTGLVYEGPTLARDINEGLLELLEEDGFESVEDAVGADL from the coding sequence ATGCGTACGGCCTACCGCACGATACGACCGCTCTTGTTCTCTCTGCCCGCCGAGACCGCACACGGCGCGGTCCACCGCGGGCTGAACGCGATCCAACACACGGCGATCGAGGATCGCCTTCGCGACCGACTCGTCGTCGACGACGACAGACTCGCCGTCGAGGCCTTCGGTCAGTCCTTCTCGAACCCCGTCGGCGTCGCCGCCGGATTCGACAAGAACGCCGAACTTCCCGCGATCCTCGGTGCGCTCGGCTTCGGCCACGTCGAGGTCGGCGGCGTCACCGCACGCGCCCAGCCCGGGAACCCCCGCCCGCGGATGTTCCGGCTGGTCGAGGACCGCGCCATCGTCAACCGGATGGGACTCAACAACGAGGGCGCAGAGGCGGTCGGCGAACGCCTCAGGACGAGCCCCGATCCGGGAATCCCCGTCGGCGTCAACGTCGCGCTCTCGGAGGCGACCGACGCCGACGACGCGCCCGAAGACTACCGCTACACCTACGAGCGCGTCGCAGACGTTGCCGAGCAAGGCTCGGCGGCCTGCCGGACGTCGTCCGGCACCGTCGCCGACTACCTCGCGGTCAACGTCTCCTGTCCCAACAGCGAGGGGATGCGCGAGCTCCAGAACCGCGACGCCTTGGAGGCGATCCTCGGCGAACTCGTCGACGCTGGCGCGTCGCCCCTGCTCGTGAAGCTCTCACCCGACCTCCCGGGACCCGCGATCGAGGACGCCCTCGCCGTCGTCGACGACTTCGACCTCGACGGCGTCATCGCGACGAACACGACGACCGATCGACCCTCTGGTCTCAAAAGCCCGAATCGCGCGGAAACGGGCGGTCTCTCCGGGAAACCGATCGAAGCGCGCGCGACCGAGATGGTCCGATTCGTCGCCGAGCGGACCGACGTCCCCGTCGTCGGCGTCGGCGGCGTCTCAGACGCTGCGGGCGCGTACGCGAAGATCCGTGCGGGCGCGAGCCTCGTGCAACTGTACACCGGCCTCGTCTACGAGGGGCCGACGCTCGCGCGCGACATCAACGAAGGCCTCCTCGAGTTGCTCGAAGAAGACGGCTTCGAGAGCGTCGAGGACGCGGTCGGCGCAGATCTGTAG